One Cucurbita pepo subsp. pepo cultivar mu-cu-16 chromosome LG11, ASM280686v2, whole genome shotgun sequence DNA window includes the following coding sequences:
- the LOC111805744 gene encoding flowering locus K homology domain-like translates to MADVDQSYVHVDDHEVDENEQIYENVQVQDTTLEQDNTQEPENLHELQNEHIPATLESDEPKQVHNEDPLAVVGEKKWPGWPGESVFRMLVPAQKVGSIIGRKGEFIKKIVEETRARIKILDGPPGTAERAVMVSAKEEPDSAFPPAVDGLLRVHKRIVDGLEGDNAHTPNMGGKVSTRLLVAASQAGSLIGKQGGTVKSIQEESNCIVRVLGTEDLPVFALQDDRVVEVLGDPTSVHKAVELIASHLRKFLVDRSIIPVFEMNMQMTNPQMEHMPPPQHQPWGPPQGIPPNAGGGPGFGPNPQYMPPPRQFDSYYPPADMPSVMDKQPHHGISAYGREAPMGVHAASNAQSVPSIVTQTTQQMQIPLSFADAVIGTAGASISYIRRASGATVTIQETRGVPGEMTVEMSGTASQVQAAQQLIQNFMAGAGASAQAQAGGSTDQGYNSYAGHGSVYASPPANQAHASHAGGGYGSVYGTNYGY, encoded by the exons ATGGCTGATGTGGATCAGAGCTATGTGCATGTCGATGATCATGAAGTAGATGAGAATGAGCAGATATATGAGAATGTTCAGGTACAGGACACTACACTGGAACAGGATAATACACAGGAGCCAGAGAACTTGCACGAACTTCAGAATGAACACATACCAGCAACCTTAGAGTCTGATGAGCCAAAACAAGTGCATAATGAGGATCCTCTGGCTGTAGTAGGTGAGAAGAAGTGGCCCGGATGGCCAGGAGAGAGTGTTTTTCGAATGTTGGTTCCCGCACAAAAAGTTGGTAGTATAATTGGTCGCAAAGGTGAGTTTATCAAGAAAATAGTTGAGGAGACGAGAGCTCGGATTAAAATTCTTGACGGTCCTCCAGGAACAGCAGAGAGAGCG gTAATGGTGTCTGCAAAGGAGGAACCCGATTCTGCTTTTCCTCCTGCGGTGGATGGGCTTCTGAGGGTTCATAAACGCATTGTTGATGGTTTGGAGGGCGATAATGCTCACACTCCCAACATGGGTGGTAAAGTCTCAACGAGACTGTTAGTGGCAGCTTCACAAGCAGGAAGTTTAATTGGGAAGCAAGGAGGGACTGTTAAATCCATTCAAGAAGAGTCAAATTGTATTGTTAGAGTTCTTGGAACAG AAGACTTGCCTGTTTTTGCTCTCCAAGACGATAGAGTTGTTGAAGTACTAGGCGATCCAACAAGTGTGCACAAGGCAGTGGAACTCATTGCTTCTCATCTTAGAAAGTTTCTGGTTGACCGAAGTATTATCCCAGTTTTTGAAATGAAT ATGCAGATGACAAATCCACAGATGGAGCACATGCCGCCACCACAACACCAACCTTGGGGCCCGCCTCAAGGAATTCCTCCAAATGCTGGTGGTGGTCCTGGCTTTGGACCAAATCCTCAATACATGCCACCACCTCGTCAATTCGACAGTTATTATCCACCTGCTGATATGCCATCGGTTATGGATAAGCAACCCCATCATGGAATTTCTGCTTATGGAAGGGAAGCTCCTATGGGTGTTCATGCAGCATCAAATGCACAGTCAGTGCCGTCAATTGTCACACAG ACAACTCAACAAATGCAGATTCCATTATCTTTTGCTGATGCTGTTATTGGAACCGCCGGTGCTAGCATAAGCTACATTCGTCGTGCTAGTGGGGCAACTGTTACTATCCAAGAAACTAGGGGAGTCCCTGGGGAAATGACGGTAGAAATGAGTGGAACTGCTTCTCAAGTTCAAGCCGCCCAGCAGCTTATACAG AACTTTATGGCCGGTGCTGGAGCTTCAGCCCAGGCTCAAGCTGGGGGTTCGACAGACCAAGGCTACAATTCTTATGCTGGACATGGTTCGGTGTATGCGTCTCCACCTGCAAACCAGGCCCATGCTAGTCATGCTGGAGGGGGCTATGGCTCTGTGTACGGTACGAACTATGGGTACTAA
- the LOC111805840 gene encoding uncharacterized protein LOC111805840 isoform X3, with protein sequence MEIASDKDKATREFRKLPPSIFPVCTITDASPRPIRYELIMHAVGFGYDANSRDFKVVRIVDIVGLRRGYPVRKAEIYELSKDRWREIEPPVRYSEVSSMASFDMFHEGTYYWWSSEEDEEFIQSFNMSDEVFGEIPLPESLNMDKVGEIPLQESLNMDEGEGEEEEEWPEGPEEPRKMWSMGILNGSIVVLDYLWGGIDEKSFNVWEMKKEESGVWWSKLFTIGRIGGIENPLLFVSSDELLMESNKGHAVLYNIKTQHIKELPIKGDENTFEATFFVKSLFSVKGGNNNRVCSLSKDKIII encoded by the exons ATGGAGATAGCCTCTGACAAAGATAAAG CAACTAGAGAGTTTCGTAAACTTCCGCCGTCCATTTTTCCCGTTTGTACCATCACTGATGCCTCTCCCCGTCCTATTCGTTACGAGTTGATAATGCATGCCGTCGGATTTGGGTATGATGCAAATTCCAGGGATTTTAAAGTGGTTAGAATTGTGGATATTGTTGGACTCCGTCGTGGATATCCGGTTCGAAAAGCAGAAATTTACGAATTGAGCAAAGACAGATGGAGAGAAATTGAACCCCCTGTTCGTTACAGCGAGGTAAGTTCAATGGCTTCATTTGATATGTTCCACGAAGGAACATATTACTGGTGGTCATCGGAAGAAGATGAGGAGTTTATACAGTCGTTCAACATGAGTGATGAGGTTTTTGGCGAAATTCCATTACCAGAGAGTTTGAATATGGATAAGGTGGGTGAAATTCCGTTACAAGAGAGTTTGAATATGGATGAGGGGGagggggaggaggaggaggagtggCCGGAGGGGCCGGAGGAGCCGAGGAAGATGTGGAGCATGGGAATTTTAAATGGATCGATAGTTGTGCTTGATTATCTATGGGGAGGAATTGATGAGAAAAGCTTCAATGTTTGGGAGATGAAAAAAGAGGAATCAGGGGTTTGGTGGTCAAAATTGTTTACGATTGGTCGTATTGGTGGAATTGAAAATCCATTGTTGTTTGTAAGTTCAGATGAACTTCTAATGGAGTCCAACAAAGGGCATGCGGTTTTGTACAAC ATTAAAACTCAGCATATCAAAGAGCTTCCAATAAAAGGAGATGAAAACACCTTTGAAGCTACTTTTTTCGTGAAGAGTTTGTTCTCGGTCAAAGGAGGAAATAATAACAGAGTTTGTTCTCTTTCAAaggacaaaataataatatga
- the LOC111805840 gene encoding F-box/kelch-repeat protein At3g06240-like isoform X1, whose product MEIASDKDKGMFSILNFSLDPYPSILDIDLSDYQYSQHFEIHGHSHGIICVADGIISNVFLCNPATREFRKLPPSIFPVCTITDASPRPIRYELIMHAVGFGYDANSRDFKVVRIVDIVGLRRGYPVRKAEIYELSKDRWREIEPPVRYSEVSSMASFDMFHEGTYYWWSSEEDEEFIQSFNMSDEVFGEIPLPESLNMDKVGEIPLQESLNMDEGEGEEEEEWPEGPEEPRKMWSMGILNGSIVVLDYLWGGIDEKSFNVWEMKKEESGVWWSKLFTIGRIGGIENPLLFVSSDELLMESNKGHAVLYNIKTQHIKELPIKGDENTFEATFFVKSLFSVKGGNNNRVCSLSKDKIII is encoded by the exons ATGGAGATAGCCTCTGACAAAGATAAAGGTATGTTCTCCattctcaatttttctctTGATCCATACCCGTCCATTCTGGATATAGATTTATCAGACTATCAATATTCTCAACATTTTGAAATCCATGGCCATTCTCACGGTATAATCTGTGTTGCCGATGGTATTATTTCGAATGTTTTCCTTTGTAACCCAGCAACTAGAGAGTTTCGTAAACTTCCGCCGTCCATTTTTCCCGTTTGTACCATCACTGATGCCTCTCCCCGTCCTATTCGTTACGAGTTGATAATGCATGCCGTCGGATTTGGGTATGATGCAAATTCCAGGGATTTTAAAGTGGTTAGAATTGTGGATATTGTTGGACTCCGTCGTGGATATCCGGTTCGAAAAGCAGAAATTTACGAATTGAGCAAAGACAGATGGAGAGAAATTGAACCCCCTGTTCGTTACAGCGAGGTAAGTTCAATGGCTTCATTTGATATGTTCCACGAAGGAACATATTACTGGTGGTCATCGGAAGAAGATGAGGAGTTTATACAGTCGTTCAACATGAGTGATGAGGTTTTTGGCGAAATTCCATTACCAGAGAGTTTGAATATGGATAAGGTGGGTGAAATTCCGTTACAAGAGAGTTTGAATATGGATGAGGGGGagggggaggaggaggaggagtggCCGGAGGGGCCGGAGGAGCCGAGGAAGATGTGGAGCATGGGAATTTTAAATGGATCGATAGTTGTGCTTGATTATCTATGGGGAGGAATTGATGAGAAAAGCTTCAATGTTTGGGAGATGAAAAAAGAGGAATCAGGGGTTTGGTGGTCAAAATTGTTTACGATTGGTCGTATTGGTGGAATTGAAAATCCATTGTTGTTTGTAAGTTCAGATGAACTTCTAATGGAGTCCAACAAAGGGCATGCGGTTTTGTACAAC ATTAAAACTCAGCATATCAAAGAGCTTCCAATAAAAGGAGATGAAAACACCTTTGAAGCTACTTTTTTCGTGAAGAGTTTGTTCTCGGTCAAAGGAGGAAATAATAACAGAGTTTGTTCTCTTTCAAaggacaaaataataatatga
- the LOC111805840 gene encoding F-box/kelch-repeat protein At3g06240-like isoform X2, translating to MEIASDKDKGMFSILNFSLDPYPSILDIDLSDYQYSQHFEIHGHSHGIICVADGIISNVFLCNPATREFRKLPPSIFPVCTITDASPRPIRYELIMHAVGFGYDANSRDFKVVRIVDIVGLRRGYPVRKAEIYELSKDRWREIEPPVRYSEVSSMASFDMFHEGTYYWWSSEEDEEFIQSFNMSDEVFGEIPLPESLNMDKVGEIPLQESLNMDEGEGEEEEEWPEGPEEPRKMWSMGILNGSIVVLDYLWGGIDEKSFNVWEMKKEESGVWWSKLFTIGRIGGIENPLLFVSSDELLMESNTGHAILYNIKTQHIKELPIKGDENTFEATFFVKSLFSVKGGNNNRVCSLSKDKIII from the exons ATGGAGATAGCCTCTGACAAAGATAAAGGTATGTTCTCCattctcaatttttctctTGATCCATACCCGTCCATTCTGGATATAGATTTATCAGACTATCAATATTCTCAACATTTTGAAATCCATGGCCATTCTCACGGTATAATCTGTGTTGCCGATGGTATTATTTCGAATGTTTTCCTTTGTAACCCAGCAACTAGAGAGTTTCGTAAACTTCCGCCGTCCATTTTTCCCGTTTGTACCATCACTGATGCCTCTCCCCGTCCTATTCGTTACGAGTTGATAATGCATGCCGTCGGATTTGGGTATGATGCAAATTCCAGGGATTTTAAAGTGGTTAGAATTGTGGATATTGTTGGACTCCGTCGTGGATATCCGGTTCGAAAAGCAGAAATTTACGAATTGAGCAAAGACAGATGGAGAGAAATTGAACCCCCTGTTCGTTACAGCGAGGTAAGTTCAATGGCTTCATTTGATATGTTCCACGAAGGAACATATTACTGGTGGTCATCGGAAGAAGATGAGGAGTTTATACAGTCGTTCAACATGAGTGATGAGGTTTTTGGCGAAATTCCATTACCAGAGAGTTTGAATATGGATAAGGTGGGTGAAATTCCGTTACAAGAGAGTTTGAATATGGATGAGGGGGagggggaggaggaggaggagtggCCGGAGGGGCCGGAGGAGCCGAGGAAGATGTGGAGCATGGGAATTTTAAATGGATCGATAGTTGTGCTTGATTATCTATGGGGAGGAATTGATGAGAAAAGCTTCAATGTTTGGGAGATGAAAAAAGAGGAATCAGGGGTTTGGTGGTCAAAATTGTTTACGATTGGTCGTATTGGTGGAATTGAAAATCCATTGTTGTTTGTAAGTTCAGATGAACTTCTAATGGAGTCCAACA CAGGGCATGCGATTTTGTACAACATTAAAACTCAGCATATCAAAGAGCTTCCAATAAAAGGAGATGAAAACACCTTTGAAGCTACTTTTTTCGTGAAGAGTTTGTTCTCGGTCAAAGGAGGAAATAATAACAGAGTTTGTTCTCTTTCAAaggacaaaataataatatga
- the LOC111806111 gene encoding ribonuclease MC-like, translating to MSMIMLLLLFNLMLTASYEFEYFQMVQQWPPTFCSGIGVTCKVQPPQNKFTIHGLWPSNFSNAKLICSGGDLQQNKLPHRLSTKLKKYWPNLKCGNDFDFWRYEWRKHGRCSNPPLNPNQYLHTTIRMYLNYDLLGMLNAAGLSPSTTFRQYTYMENVLKNAIGAVPSLRCNVNSQSNEDQLYEIVICFEENSTNLIDCTYAPGNCPDWFVW from the exons atgtctatgattatgttgttgttgctgttcAACTTGATGCTAACCGCAAGCTATGAGTTCGAATACTTTCAAATGGTCCAACAATGGCCACCAACTTTTTGCAGCGGGATTGGTGTTACTTGTAAAGTTCAACCACCTCAAAACAAGTTTACTATTCATGGGTTATGGCCAAGCAACTTCTCGAATGCAAAGCTCATCTGTTCGGGAGGAGATTTACAACAAAATAAG CTTCCTCATCGACTTTCAaccaaacttaaaaaatattggccAAACTTGAAATGTGGTAATGACTTCGATTTTTGGAGATACGAATGGAGAAAACATGGTAGGTGTTCAAATCCCCCACTCAACCCTAATCAATATTTACATACAACTATACGCATGTACTTGAATTATGATCTCCTGGGCATGTTGAATGCGGCTGGACTCAGTCCGAGCACAACGTTCCGTCAATATACTTACATGGAAAACGTACTTAAGAATGCAATAGGAGCGGTCCCAAGCCTTCGTTGCAATGTCAACAGCCAATCAAATGAGGACCAATTGTATGAAATTGTTATTTGTTTCGAAGAAAATAGTACAAATTTGATAGATTGTACATATGCCCCAGGAAATTGTCCAGATTGGTTTGTTTGGTAG
- the LOC111804827 gene encoding F-box protein At5g49610-like: MAAILRNMQVTMEILSWLPPETLLGFKSVHKSWYALINDPKFILKHFSNSPQYNHIFLKRIVEIDYDKDKSKFSILNFSLDPYLFVLDIDLSDYQYSQYFEIHGHSHCMVCVADVMNVSNVFLCNPATREFRKLPPSIFPVCTITDASPRPICYELIMQAVRFGYDANSRDFKVVRVVDIVGLRRVYPVRKAEMSCGYCWTRSWISGLKSRNLRFNMSNEIDDKREILNG; encoded by the coding sequence ATGGCGGCTATTCTCCGAAACATGCAAGTGACCATGGAGATTCTATCTTGGCTTCCGCCCGAGACTCTGCTCGGTTTCAAGTCCGTTCACAAATCTTGGTATGCTCTAATCAACGATCCTAAATTCATATTAAAGCATTTTTCGAATTCTCCTCAATACAATCACATATTTCTCAAGCGGATTGTGGAGATAGACTATGATAAAGATAAAAGTAAGTTCTCCattctcaatttttctctTGATCCATACCTGTTCGTTCTGGATATAGATTTATCAGACTATCaatattctcaatattttgaaattcatgGCCATTCTCACTGTATGGTCTGCGTCGCCGATGTTATGAATGTTTCGAATGTTTTCCTTTGTAACCCAGCAACTAGAGAGTTTCGTAAACTCCCACCGTCCATTTTTCCCGTTTGTACCATCACTGATGCCTCTCCCCGTCCTATTTGTTACGAGTTGATAATGCAAGCCGTCAGATTTGGGTACGATGCAAATTCCAGGGATTTTAAAGTGGTTAGAGTTGTGGATATTGTTGGACTCCGTCGTGTATATCCGGTTCGAAAAGCAGAAATGAGTTGTGGATATTGTTGGACTCGGTCGTGGATATCCGGTTTGAAAAGCAGAAATTTACGATTTAACATGAGCAATGAGATTGATGATAAAAGGGAAATTTTAAATGGATAG
- the LOC111805807 gene encoding F-box protein CPR1-like: MAAEIVGNNLEMAMEILSHLPPETLLRFKSVQKSWYALINDPQFVSKNLSNSLEHKCILLKRVVTNNAGEEEIMLSILNFPFNSSMSVIDLDIPYDEYSRFYKINGHSHGLICFACGSFDILLCNPATREFRKLPPSILLTTRPSNNPDTHRSARNSIGFGYDAKSRDFKVLRVVYFFNDARHFLYYKAEIYHLSKDRWREIEFPSYGYSSYTPEFDLYHEGVYYWWERNGKNILSFDMSEEIFGKISLPESFNTKNLNRENCKILGVLNGSIVVFDHECEVNDENTFYIWEMKKDECGVISWSNLLTIGPILGIRKPLLFVSSDEVLMEDNEAQVVLYNIKTQLMNVIPLKGQGILRRCQEATFVTKNLISVMGGNNSMSYVR, from the coding sequence ATGGCGGCCGAGATTGTCGGAAATAATCTCGAAATGGCGATGGAGATTCTGTCGCATCTTCCACCGGAGACTCTCCTCCGATTTAAATCCGTCCAGAAGTCCTGGTACGCCCTAATCAACGACCCTCAATTCGtatcaaaaaatttatcaaattctcTTGAACACAAATGCATTTTGCTCAAGCGTGTAGTGACGAACAATGCTGGAGAAGAGGAAATTATGCTCTCTATCCTCAACTTTCCCTTCAATTCATCTATGTCTGTTATCGATCTAGATATTCCATACGATGAGTATTCCCGGTTTTATAAAATCAACGGTCATTCTCACGGCTTAATCTGTTTCGCCTGTGGTAGTTTTGATATTCTCCTATGTAATCCGGCAACTAGAGAGTTTCGTAAACTACCGCCGTCCATTCTTCTTACCACTAGACCTTCCAATAATCCTGACACTCATCGTTCAGCAAGGAACTCCATTGGATTTGGGTACGATGCGAAATCTAGGGATTTCAAAGTTCTTAGGgttgtgtatttttttaacgATGCTAggcattttctttattataaagCAGAAATTTACCATTTGAGCAAAGATAGATGGAGAGAAATTGAATTCCCAAGTTATGGATATTCAAGTTATACGCCTGAATTTGATTTGTATCATGAGGGAGTATATTATTGGTGGGAGCgaaatggtaaaaatataCTGTCATTTGACATGAGCGAGGAGATTTTTGGCAAAATTTCCTTGCCAGAGAGTTTCAATACGAAGAATTTGAATAGGGAGAATTGCAAGATTTTAGGGGTTTTAAATGGATCCATTGTTGTCTTTGATCATGAGTGTGAAGTGAATGATGAAAATACGTTCTATATTTGGGAGATGAAAAAGGATGAATGCGGTGTTATTTCGTGGTCAAACCTCTTGACAATTGGCCCGATTTTAGGAATTCGTAAACCGTTGTTGTTTGTGAGCTCGGATGAAGTTTTAATGGAGGATAACGAAGCGCAAGTGGTTTTGTACAATATTAAAACTCAACTGATGAACGTGATTCCATTGAAAGGCCAAGGCATTCTAAGAAGATGTCAAGAAGCTACCTTTGTGACAAAGAATTTGATATCTGTGATGGGAGGAAATAATAGTATGAGTTATGTACGATGA
- the LOC111804828 gene encoding F-box protein CPR1-like translates to MNVFLYNLATGECRKLPPSILPLTEPPCEPYSYDSCRDTLGFGYDANSRDFKVVRVVHVWEMFGFFLYMRMEIYDLSKDRWREIEAPDNDSYASITWMPWSELYHEGTYYWYSHRETNDMTNGEALQSFDMGKKVFSRILLPESFNIKEEGWEKRRSFGILNGSIVVFHYLAEMIEKIFDVWEMRKEAETDVVLWSKLLTIGPVFGIDKPLLFLSSYEVLMEDNEGRDVV, encoded by the coding sequence ATGAATGTTTTCCTCTATAATCTGGCAACTGGAGAGTGTCGTAAACTCCCGCCATCGATTCTTCCCCTCACTGAACCTCCTTGTGAGCCATATAGTTATGATTCGTGCAGGGACACTCTTGGATTTGGGTACGATGCAAATTCTAGGGATTTTAAAGTGGTCAGGGTTGTGCATGTTTGGGaaatgtttggattttttctttatatgagaatggaaatttatgatttgagtAAAGATAGATGGAGAGAAATTGAAGCCCCAGATAATGACTCTTATGCCTCTATAACTTGGATGCCTTGGTCTGAATTGTATCACGAAGGAACATATTACTGGTATTCGCATCGAGAAACAAATGATATGACAAATGGTGAAGCTTTACAGTCTTTCGATATGGGCAAAAAGGTTTTTAGCAGAATTTTGTTGCCGGAGAGTTTCAATATCAAAGAGGAGGGGTGGGAGAAGCGTAGGAGTTTCGGGATTTTGAATGGATCCATTGTTGTCTTCCATTATCTAGCGgaaatgattgaaaaaatatttgatgtttgGGAGATGAGGAAGGAGGCTGAAACGGATGTTGTATTGTGGTCAAAGCTCTTGACAATTGGTCCTGTTTTTGGAATTGATAAGCCATTGTTGTTTTTGAGTTCATATGAAGTTTTAATGGAGGATAATGAAGGACGTGATGTCGTATAA
- the LOC111804829 gene encoding F-box protein CPR1-like, whose amino-acid sequence SIGFGYDAKSRDFKVLRVVYFFNDARHFLYYKAEIYHLSKDRWREIEFPSYGYSSYTPEFDLYHEGVYYWWERNGKNILSFDMSEEIFGKISLPESFNTKNLNRENCKILGVLNGSIVVFDHECEVNDENTFYIWGMKKDECGVISWSNLLTIGPILGIRKPLLFVSSDEVLMEDNEAQVVLYNIKTQLMNVIPLKGQGILRRCQEATFVTKSLISVMGGNNSMSYV is encoded by the coding sequence tCCATTGGATTTGGGTACGATGCGAAATCTAGGGATTTCAAAGTTCTTAGGgttgtgtatttttttaacgATGCTAggcattttctttattataaagCAGAAATTTACCATTTGAGCAAAGATAGATGGAGAGAAATTGAATTCCCAAGTTATGGATATTCAAGTTATACGCCTGAATTTGATTTGTATCATGAGGGAGTATATTATTGGTGGGAGCgaaatggtaaaaatataCTGTCATTTGACATGAGCGAGGAGATTTTTGGCAAAATTTCCTTGCCAGAGAGTTTCAATACGAAGAATTTGAATAGGGAGAATTGCAAGATTTTAGGGGTTTTAAATGGATCCATTGTTGTCTTTGATCATGAGTGTGAAGTGAATGATGAAAATACGTTCTATATTTGGGGGATGAAAAAGGATGAATGCGGTGTTATTTCGTGGTCAAACCTCTTGACAATTGGCCCGATTTTAGGAATTCGTAAACCGTTGTTGTTTGTGAGCTCGGATGAAGTTTTAATGGAGGATAACGAAGCGCAAGTGGTTTTGTACAATATTAAAACTCAACTGATGAACGTGATTCCATTGAAAGGCCAAGGCATTCTAAGAAGATGTCAAGAAGCTACCTTTGTGACAAAGAGTTTGATATCTGTGATGGGAGGAAATAATAGTATgagttatgtatga
- the LOC111805870 gene encoding ribonuclease MC-like isoform X2 — MGNFVVTFFLFYLAFSSVQAKFQEVERPKPKPKYQYEYFQMVQQWPQSICNSEHCIGKPKAMFTIHGLWPQNYSTSLICDGSPFADEYIKSIREQLNLYWPTLLFKDNKSFWNHEWMIHAILNAAGLGPTTAALRNRDDIEKAIGAAIGQKPVLKCNTNTRTRDRQLSEVVLCLDEDGVKLIDCAKFVSTNCPLTFSWPPFVASE, encoded by the exons ATGGGAAATTTCGTAGTTACgtttttcctcttttatttaGCTTTTTCATCTGTACAAGCTAAATTCCAAGAGGTCGAGCGACCTAAACCTAAACCTAAGTATCAATATGAATACTTTCAAATGGTACAGCAATGGCCGCAGTCCATTTGTAATAGTGAGCATTGTATAGGTAAGCCTAAAGCTATGTTCACCATTCATGGGCTCTGGCCTCAAAATTACTCTACTTCACTTATTTGCGACGGGTCTCCGTTCGCCGACGAAtat ATCAAATCAATTAGAGAGCAGCTAAATCTATATTGGCCAACCCTATTGTTTAAAGATAACAAATCATTTTGGAATCATGAATGGATGATTCACG CCATCCTCAATGCTGCGGGACTTGGACCAACTACTGCTGCCCTTCGTAACCGTGATGACATAGAAAAAGCAATTGGAGCTGCAATAGGACAAAAGCCAGTTCTAAAATGCAACACTAACACCAGGACAAGAGACCGCCAACTATCGGAAGTTGTTTTATGCCTTGATGAAGATGGTGTGAAGTTAATTGATTGTGCTAAATTTGTTAGCACCAATTGCCCTCTTACTTTTTCATGGCCCCCTTTTGTTGCTAGTGAGTAA
- the LOC111805870 gene encoding ribonuclease MC-like isoform X1 produces MGNFVVTFFLFYLAFSSVQAKFQEVERPKPKPKYQYEYFQMVQQWPQSICNSEHCIGKPKAMFTIHGLWPQNYSTSLICDGSPFADEYIKSIREQLNLYWPTLLFKDNKSFWNHEWMIHGECSDPPFNPFQYFQKTLKIRKTYDLLAILNAAGLGPTTAALRNRDDIEKAIGAAIGQKPVLKCNTNTRTRDRQLSEVVLCLDEDGVKLIDCAKFVSTNCPLTFSWPPFVASE; encoded by the exons ATGGGAAATTTCGTAGTTACgtttttcctcttttatttaGCTTTTTCATCTGTACAAGCTAAATTCCAAGAGGTCGAGCGACCTAAACCTAAACCTAAGTATCAATATGAATACTTTCAAATGGTACAGCAATGGCCGCAGTCCATTTGTAATAGTGAGCATTGTATAGGTAAGCCTAAAGCTATGTTCACCATTCATGGGCTCTGGCCTCAAAATTACTCTACTTCACTTATTTGCGACGGGTCTCCGTTCGCCGACGAAtat ATCAAATCAATTAGAGAGCAGCTAAATCTATATTGGCCAACCCTATTGTTTAAAGATAACAAATCATTTTGGAATCATGAATGGATGATTCACGGTGAGTGTTCAGACCCACCCTTTAACCCATTTCAGTATTTTCAGAAAACTCTGAAAATCCGAAAAACCTACGATTTATTAGCCATCCTCAATGCTGCGGGACTTGGACCAACTACTGCTGCCCTTCGTAACCGTGATGACATAGAAAAAGCAATTGGAGCTGCAATAGGACAAAAGCCAGTTCTAAAATGCAACACTAACACCAGGACAAGAGACCGCCAACTATCGGAAGTTGTTTTATGCCTTGATGAAGATGGTGTGAAGTTAATTGATTGTGCTAAATTTGTTAGCACCAATTGCCCTCTTACTTTTTCATGGCCCCCTTTTGTTGCTAGTGAGTAA